One genomic segment of Triplophysa rosa linkage group LG22, Trosa_1v2, whole genome shotgun sequence includes these proteins:
- the ggt5b gene encoding glutathione hydrolase 5 proenzyme isoform X2 has translation MAKSQSRRCCLCVLAFMCTAAVICICIILRTRQRHCDFFTHAAVSADSQLCSDVGRDMLLQGGSAVDAAIAALLCTGVVNPQSMGLGGGSIFTIMDKTGKVTVISSRETVPKGVKADLLKRCPKSLTFTTGSEWIGVPGELRGYQHAHRLYGKLPWDKLFQPTIKLAREGFPMPTYLGKFLQYEMIKQLIQGTKLCDLFCHKNKTVFGPGDVLRFPKLAETMEIIAKEGADAFYTGKIARDLIDDVKAAGGTLSEEDLKAFQVRVSDAWSVQLGDYKMHFPPPPAGGTILSFILQLMHGFGLSPASINGDQKKVTLHRYLEAAKFANGQKRNLGDPFFNSRDMTYMTDKKFTDRIRALITDGLTHDVSYYNVTPSADHYGTTHVSVMAADGSAVSVTSTINHMFGSSIYSNKTGIILNNELADFCGKADSVTPGEQPPSSMAPSILQSSSQRTTLVMGGSGGSMITTAMALSIMNHLWFGMSLNESIAEKIVFVNSKNAINFERGYDNAAIEAMAALGHVVEQNPYFFNVVNGISKEGHCISAVSDARKVGKSAGY, from the exons ATGGCTAAATCTCAGTCCAGACGCTGCTGTCTGTGCGTCCTCGCTTTCATGTGCACTGCTGCTGTTATCTGCATCTGCATCATTCTGCGCACCAGACAAAGACATTGCGACTTTTTTACGCATGCTGCCGTTTCTGCGGACTCTCAGTTGTGCTCTGATGTTGGCAG GGATATGCTTCTACAGGGGGGCTCGGCAGTGGACGCAGCCATCGCCGCTTTGCTCTGTACTGGAGTGGTTAACCCACAGAGCATGGGCCTGGGAGGGGGATCCATCTTTACTATTATGGACAAAACGG GCAAAGTTACAGTCATCAGCTCACGAGAGACGGTCCCAAAAGGTGTCAAAGCAGATTTACTGAAGCGCTGTCCGAAGTCTCTAACCTTCACTACAg GAAGCGAATGGATAGGTGTACCAGGAGAACTCCGTGGTTATCAACACGCACACCGGCTGTATGGAAAGCTGCCCTGGGACAAACTTTTCCAGCCCACCATCAAGCTGGCACGAGAGGGCTTTCCCATGCCAACCTACCTCGGCAAATTCTTGCAATATGAAATGATTAAACAGCTGATTCAAGGCACTAAACTCTG TGATTTGTTCTGTCACAAGAACAAGACCGTTTTTGGCCCAGGGGATGTGCTGAGGTTCCCAAAGCTGGCGGAAACCATGGAAATCATCGCCAAAGAAGGAGCCGATGCCTTCTACACAGGAAAAATCGCCAGGGACTTGATAGATGATGTAAAAGCTGCAG GTGGAACGTTATCAGAAGAGGATCTGAAAGCTTTCCAGGTACGAGTCAGCGATGCATGGTCAGTTCAACTGGGGGATTACAAGATGCACTTCCCTCCTCCGCCAGCAGGGGGCACGATACTCAGCTTTATCCTTCAACTTATGCACG GGTTCGGCCTCTCTCCAGCCTCCATCAATGGAGACCAGAAAAAAGTGACTCTGCATCGTTACCTCGAGGCAGCAAAATTTGCAAACGGACAAAAGCGCAACCTAGGAGACCCATTCTTCAACTCCAGAGAT ATGACATACATGACAGACAAGAAGTTTACAGACCGTATCAGGGCTTTGATCACCGATGGACTCACGCACGACGTCTCCTACTACAACGTCACGCCGTCAGCCGACCACTATGGCACGACGCACGTTTCAGTAATGGCAGCAGATGGCAGTGCTGTGTCGGTTACCAGCACCATCAACCACAT GTTTGGATCATCTATTTATTCTAATAAGACGGGTATCATCCTCAACAATGAGCTTGCTGACTTCTGCGGCAAAGCGGATTCAGTCACGCCAG GTGAGCAGCCACCTTCCTCCATGGCTCCATCTATCCTGCAGTCCTCCTCTCAGCGGACGACACTGGTGATGGGTGGATCTGGAGGCAGTATGATCACTACAGCCATGGCCCTG tccaTTATGAACCACCTGTGGTTTGGTATGAGTCTTAACGAATCTATCGCTGAAAAAATTGTATTTGTGAATTCTAAGAACGCCATCAACTTTGAGCGTGGATACGACAAT GCAGCTATAGAGGCAATGGCAGCGTTAGGACACGTTGTGGAGCAAAATCCGTACTTCTTTAATGTGGTCAATGGCATCTCGAAAGAAGGACACTGCATCAGCGCTGTGTCTGATGCCAGGAAGGTCGGCAAGTCAGCGGGATACTGA
- the ggt5b gene encoding glutathione hydrolase 5 proenzyme isoform X1, whose product MAKSQSRRCCLCVLAFMCTAAVICICIILRTRQRHCDFFTHAAVSADSQLCSDVGRDMLLQGGSAVDAAIAALLCTGVVNPQSMGLGGGSIFTIMDKTGKVTVISSRETVPKGVKADLLKRCPKSLTFTTGSEWIGVPGELRGYQHAHRLYGKLPWDKLFQPTIKLAREGFPMPTYLGKFLQYEMIKQLIQGTKLCDLFCHKNKTVFGPGDVLRFPKLAETMEIIAKEGADAFYTGKIARDLIDDVKAAGGTLSEEDLKAFQVRVSDAWSVQLGDYKMHFPPPPAGGTILSFILQLMHGFGLSPASINGDQKKVTLHRYLEAAKFANGQKRNLGDPFFNSRDMTYMTDKKFTDRIRALITDGLTHDVSYYNVTPSADHYGTTHVSVMAADGSAVSVTSTINHMFGSSIYSNKTGIILNNELADFCGKADSVTPGEDLFLNIILRFEHLDLHRFFSTGEQPPSSMAPSILQSSSQRTTLVMGGSGGSMITTAMALSIMNHLWFGMSLNESIAEKIVFVNSKNAINFERGYDNAAIEAMAALGHVVEQNPYFFNVVNGISKEGHCISAVSDARKVGKSAGY is encoded by the exons ATGGCTAAATCTCAGTCCAGACGCTGCTGTCTGTGCGTCCTCGCTTTCATGTGCACTGCTGCTGTTATCTGCATCTGCATCATTCTGCGCACCAGACAAAGACATTGCGACTTTTTTACGCATGCTGCCGTTTCTGCGGACTCTCAGTTGTGCTCTGATGTTGGCAG GGATATGCTTCTACAGGGGGGCTCGGCAGTGGACGCAGCCATCGCCGCTTTGCTCTGTACTGGAGTGGTTAACCCACAGAGCATGGGCCTGGGAGGGGGATCCATCTTTACTATTATGGACAAAACGG GCAAAGTTACAGTCATCAGCTCACGAGAGACGGTCCCAAAAGGTGTCAAAGCAGATTTACTGAAGCGCTGTCCGAAGTCTCTAACCTTCACTACAg GAAGCGAATGGATAGGTGTACCAGGAGAACTCCGTGGTTATCAACACGCACACCGGCTGTATGGAAAGCTGCCCTGGGACAAACTTTTCCAGCCCACCATCAAGCTGGCACGAGAGGGCTTTCCCATGCCAACCTACCTCGGCAAATTCTTGCAATATGAAATGATTAAACAGCTGATTCAAGGCACTAAACTCTG TGATTTGTTCTGTCACAAGAACAAGACCGTTTTTGGCCCAGGGGATGTGCTGAGGTTCCCAAAGCTGGCGGAAACCATGGAAATCATCGCCAAAGAAGGAGCCGATGCCTTCTACACAGGAAAAATCGCCAGGGACTTGATAGATGATGTAAAAGCTGCAG GTGGAACGTTATCAGAAGAGGATCTGAAAGCTTTCCAGGTACGAGTCAGCGATGCATGGTCAGTTCAACTGGGGGATTACAAGATGCACTTCCCTCCTCCGCCAGCAGGGGGCACGATACTCAGCTTTATCCTTCAACTTATGCACG GGTTCGGCCTCTCTCCAGCCTCCATCAATGGAGACCAGAAAAAAGTGACTCTGCATCGTTACCTCGAGGCAGCAAAATTTGCAAACGGACAAAAGCGCAACCTAGGAGACCCATTCTTCAACTCCAGAGAT ATGACATACATGACAGACAAGAAGTTTACAGACCGTATCAGGGCTTTGATCACCGATGGACTCACGCACGACGTCTCCTACTACAACGTCACGCCGTCAGCCGACCACTATGGCACGACGCACGTTTCAGTAATGGCAGCAGATGGCAGTGCTGTGTCGGTTACCAGCACCATCAACCACAT GTTTGGATCATCTATTTATTCTAATAAGACGGGTATCATCCTCAACAATGAGCTTGCTGACTTCTGCGGCAAAGCGGATTCAGTCACGCCAGGTGAAGATCTGTTTCTAAACATCATTTTGCGTTTTGAACATCTGGACCTTCATCGTTTTTTCTCCACAGGTGAGCAGCCACCTTCCTCCATGGCTCCATCTATCCTGCAGTCCTCCTCTCAGCGGACGACACTGGTGATGGGTGGATCTGGAGGCAGTATGATCACTACAGCCATGGCCCTG tccaTTATGAACCACCTGTGGTTTGGTATGAGTCTTAACGAATCTATCGCTGAAAAAATTGTATTTGTGAATTCTAAGAACGCCATCAACTTTGAGCGTGGATACGACAAT GCAGCTATAGAGGCAATGGCAGCGTTAGGACACGTTGTGGAGCAAAATCCGTACTTCTTTAATGTGGTCAATGGCATCTCGAAAGAAGGACACTGCATCAGCGCTGTGTCTGATGCCAGGAAGGTCGGCAAGTCAGCGGGATACTGA